In a single window of the Littorina saxatilis isolate snail1 linkage group LG3, US_GU_Lsax_2.0, whole genome shotgun sequence genome:
- the LOC138961433 gene encoding uncharacterized protein isoform X1: protein MWDMNHYLVVRADTHHSDCGGGDFEQRSLITFQGRIQLTMEKLLVLALIRLLLLRGGVEPNPGPTSMCCPNSACVNILPWACPGKLEGTKKSGFEPKDDKSLDISVASGGDCTPSDGLDSDKKEGQQLKGEQGGSGRCGVIDSREYQSPIPGSGRGDDDDEDGEKERKGPKEPDDKPTFADVNKVRSFLVFLYFVLCLLINYCTEVEQLFPALSPRLSHMRNTALMLRQLMQDIFFCPPSAQRSERNRSARRLFFRAVEIFFGSLPETYISPDVARSCSCREQPSSPPEPPDRRNQTCAANPGPCCRDGMCCPLLESSESPAFDDLDLFSSPAPPESGESPMTYGMLQNLLFPVQCTDDTNQATNEAAVTRGEGSNGAQLIPPGNPIQLQLRHHSRSLLARPSDEEDIGPDSSEECINMGESDTAPVAETASGNSQESSSVVSSGQTVAYREDQLVPHLICAAHEVHDDNGSLRYPIPASELCDKCIRREVSEVLKPCDHKLCSICTDDVYPPRQQQAIARPKLQCPVCNCEVKYMEDLDLYPPG from the exons GAAGGATTCAACTGACCATGGAGAAGCTTCTTGTTCTCGCCCTCATCCGTCTGCTACTGTTGAGAGGTGGTGTTGAACCCAACCCAGGCCCTACAAGTATGTGCTGTCCAAACTCAGCCTGCGTTAACATCTTACCCTGGGCTTGCCCAGGTAAACTGGAAGGGACAAAGAAAAGCGGCTTTGAGCCAAAAGACGACAAAAGCCTTGACATCTCCGTGGCCTCTGGCGGTGACTGCACTCCTTCGGATGGACTGGACTCGGACAAAAAGGAAGGCCAGCAGTTGAAAGGTGAACAAGGAGGCAGCGGGAGATGTGGCGTCATTGACAGCCGTGAATATCAAAGCCCTATACCCGGCTCTGGCAGaggagatgatgatgacgaagatGGCGAGAAGGAGAGAAAAGGCCCAAAGGAACCAGACGATAAACCGACGTTTGCCGACGTGAACAAAGTCAGATCATTTCTTGTTTTCCTGTACTTCGTCTTGTGCCTTTTAATCAATTACTGTACAGAGGTCGAGCAACTGTTCCCAGCACTGTCTCCTCGTCTCAGTCACATGAGAAACACGGCGTTGATGCTGCGCCAGCTCATGCAGGATATCTTTTTCTGCCCGCCTTCGGCACAGCGTTCTGAAAGAAACCGTTCAGCTCGAAGGCTGTTCTTTCGGGCTGTGGAAATATTTTTCGGCAGTTTACCCGAAACATACATTTCCCCAGATGTCGCACGCAGCTGCTCTTGCCGAGAACAACCATCGTCCCCGCCCGAACCCCCTGATAGGAGAAATCAGACTTGCGCGGCTAATCCAGGGCCATGTTGTAGAGATGGTATGTGCTGCCCATTGCTGGAGTCATCAGAGAGTCCTGCTTTTGACGACCTGGACCTGTTTTCCTCCCCCGCGCCCCCAGAGAGCGGAGAATCGCCAATGACCTATGGGATGCTTCAG aatcTACTGTTTCCCGTACAGTGCACAGACGACACCAATC AAGCGACAAACGAGGCTGCTGTCACAAGAGGAGAAGGCAGCAATGGTGCACAGCTCATTCCTCCTGGAAACCCAATACAG CTACAGCTTCGTCACCACAGTCGGAGTTTGCTGGCAAGACCCTCTGACGAAGAAGACATAGGCCCAG ATTCGAGCGAAGAGTGCATCAATATGGGCGAATCTGATACAGCTCCA GTTGCAGAGACTGCATCGGGAAACTCGCAAG AGAGCAGTTCTGTGGTCAGTTCAGGCCAGACTGTGGCTTATCGGGAAGACCAACTG GTTCCGCACTTGATCTGTGCTGCGCATGAAGTGCATGATGATAATGGGAGCCTCAGATATC CGATTCCAGCATCGGAGCTGTGCGATAAGTGCATTCGACGCGAAGTATCAGAGGTCCTCAAGCCATGCGATCACAAGCTCTGTTCAATCTGCACCGATGACGTTTACCCTCCTAGGCAACAGCAAGCGATCGCCAGGCCTAAGCTTCAATGTCCTGTCTGCAACTGCGAGGTCAAGTACATGGAGGATCTGGACCTCTATCCGCCTGGATGA
- the LOC138961433 gene encoding uncharacterized protein isoform X3 → MEKLLVLALIRLLLLRGGVEPNPGPTSMCCPNSACVNILPWACPGKLEGTKKSGFEPKDDKSLDISVASGGDCTPSDGLDSDKKEGQQLKGEQGGSGRCGVIDSREYQSPIPGSGRGDDDDEDGEKERKGPKEPDDKPTFADVNKVRSFLVFLYFVLCLLINYCTEVEQLFPALSPRLSHMRNTALMLRQLMQDIFFCPPSAQRSERNRSARRLFFRAVEIFFGSLPETYISPDVARSCSCREQPSSPPEPPDRRNQTCAANPGPCCRDGMCCPLLESSESPAFDDLDLFSSPAPPESGESPMTYGMLQNLLFPVQCTDDTNQATNEAAVTRGEGSNGAQLIPPGNPIQLQLRHHSRSLLARPSDEEDIGPDSSEECINMGESDTAPVAETASGNSQESSSVVSSGQTVAYREDQLVPHLICAAHEVHDDNGSLRYPIPASELCDKCIRREVSEVLKPCDHKLCSICTDDVYPPRQQQAIARPKLQCPVCNCEVKYMEDLDLYPPG, encoded by the exons ATGGAGAAGCTTCTTGTTCTCGCCCTCATCCGTCTGCTACTGTTGAGAGGTGGTGTTGAACCCAACCCAGGCCCTACAAGTATGTGCTGTCCAAACTCAGCCTGCGTTAACATCTTACCCTGGGCTTGCCCAGGTAAACTGGAAGGGACAAAGAAAAGCGGCTTTGAGCCAAAAGACGACAAAAGCCTTGACATCTCCGTGGCCTCTGGCGGTGACTGCACTCCTTCGGATGGACTGGACTCGGACAAAAAGGAAGGCCAGCAGTTGAAAGGTGAACAAGGAGGCAGCGGGAGATGTGGCGTCATTGACAGCCGTGAATATCAAAGCCCTATACCCGGCTCTGGCAGaggagatgatgatgacgaagatGGCGAGAAGGAGAGAAAAGGCCCAAAGGAACCAGACGATAAACCGACGTTTGCCGACGTGAACAAAGTCAGATCATTTCTTGTTTTCCTGTACTTCGTCTTGTGCCTTTTAATCAATTACTGTACAGAGGTCGAGCAACTGTTCCCAGCACTGTCTCCTCGTCTCAGTCACATGAGAAACACGGCGTTGATGCTGCGCCAGCTCATGCAGGATATCTTTTTCTGCCCGCCTTCGGCACAGCGTTCTGAAAGAAACCGTTCAGCTCGAAGGCTGTTCTTTCGGGCTGTGGAAATATTTTTCGGCAGTTTACCCGAAACATACATTTCCCCAGATGTCGCACGCAGCTGCTCTTGCCGAGAACAACCATCGTCCCCGCCCGAACCCCCTGATAGGAGAAATCAGACTTGCGCGGCTAATCCAGGGCCATGTTGTAGAGATGGTATGTGCTGCCCATTGCTGGAGTCATCAGAGAGTCCTGCTTTTGACGACCTGGACCTGTTTTCCTCCCCCGCGCCCCCAGAGAGCGGAGAATCGCCAATGACCTATGGGATGCTTCAG aatcTACTGTTTCCCGTACAGTGCACAGACGACACCAATC AAGCGACAAACGAGGCTGCTGTCACAAGAGGAGAAGGCAGCAATGGTGCACAGCTCATTCCTCCTGGAAACCCAATACAG CTACAGCTTCGTCACCACAGTCGGAGTTTGCTGGCAAGACCCTCTGACGAAGAAGACATAGGCCCAG ATTCGAGCGAAGAGTGCATCAATATGGGCGAATCTGATACAGCTCCA GTTGCAGAGACTGCATCGGGAAACTCGCAAG AGAGCAGTTCTGTGGTCAGTTCAGGCCAGACTGTGGCTTATCGGGAAGACCAACTG GTTCCGCACTTGATCTGTGCTGCGCATGAAGTGCATGATGATAATGGGAGCCTCAGATATC CGATTCCAGCATCGGAGCTGTGCGATAAGTGCATTCGACGCGAAGTATCAGAGGTCCTCAAGCCATGCGATCACAAGCTCTGTTCAATCTGCACCGATGACGTTTACCCTCCTAGGCAACAGCAAGCGATCGCCAGGCCTAAGCTTCAATGTCCTGTCTGCAACTGCGAGGTCAAGTACATGGAGGATCTGGACCTCTATCCGCCTGGATGA
- the LOC138961433 gene encoding uncharacterized protein isoform X2 → MFQADRSTVAANSGRKRTRVEQRLSEGRIQLTMEKLLVLALIRLLLLRGGVEPNPGPTSMCCPNSACVNILPWACPGKLEGTKKSGFEPKDDKSLDISVASGGDCTPSDGLDSDKKEGQQLKGEQGGSGRCGVIDSREYQSPIPGSGRGDDDDEDGEKERKGPKEPDDKPTFADVNKVRSFLVFLYFVLCLLINYCTEVEQLFPALSPRLSHMRNTALMLRQLMQDIFFCPPSAQRSERNRSARRLFFRAVEIFFGSLPETYISPDVARSCSCREQPSSPPEPPDRRNQTCAANPGPCCRDGMCCPLLESSESPAFDDLDLFSSPAPPESGESPMTYGMLQNLLFPVQCTDDTNQATNEAAVTRGEGSNGAQLIPPGNPIQLQLRHHSRSLLARPSDEEDIGPDSSEECINMGESDTAPVAETASGNSQESSSVVSSGQTVAYREDQLVPHLICAAHEVHDDNGSLRYPIPASELCDKCIRREVSEVLKPCDHKLCSICTDDVYPPRQQQAIARPKLQCPVCNCEVKYMEDLDLYPPG, encoded by the exons GAAGGATTCAACTGACCATGGAGAAGCTTCTTGTTCTCGCCCTCATCCGTCTGCTACTGTTGAGAGGTGGTGTTGAACCCAACCCAGGCCCTACAAGTATGTGCTGTCCAAACTCAGCCTGCGTTAACATCTTACCCTGGGCTTGCCCAGGTAAACTGGAAGGGACAAAGAAAAGCGGCTTTGAGCCAAAAGACGACAAAAGCCTTGACATCTCCGTGGCCTCTGGCGGTGACTGCACTCCTTCGGATGGACTGGACTCGGACAAAAAGGAAGGCCAGCAGTTGAAAGGTGAACAAGGAGGCAGCGGGAGATGTGGCGTCATTGACAGCCGTGAATATCAAAGCCCTATACCCGGCTCTGGCAGaggagatgatgatgacgaagatGGCGAGAAGGAGAGAAAAGGCCCAAAGGAACCAGACGATAAACCGACGTTTGCCGACGTGAACAAAGTCAGATCATTTCTTGTTTTCCTGTACTTCGTCTTGTGCCTTTTAATCAATTACTGTACAGAGGTCGAGCAACTGTTCCCAGCACTGTCTCCTCGTCTCAGTCACATGAGAAACACGGCGTTGATGCTGCGCCAGCTCATGCAGGATATCTTTTTCTGCCCGCCTTCGGCACAGCGTTCTGAAAGAAACCGTTCAGCTCGAAGGCTGTTCTTTCGGGCTGTGGAAATATTTTTCGGCAGTTTACCCGAAACATACATTTCCCCAGATGTCGCACGCAGCTGCTCTTGCCGAGAACAACCATCGTCCCCGCCCGAACCCCCTGATAGGAGAAATCAGACTTGCGCGGCTAATCCAGGGCCATGTTGTAGAGATGGTATGTGCTGCCCATTGCTGGAGTCATCAGAGAGTCCTGCTTTTGACGACCTGGACCTGTTTTCCTCCCCCGCGCCCCCAGAGAGCGGAGAATCGCCAATGACCTATGGGATGCTTCAG aatcTACTGTTTCCCGTACAGTGCACAGACGACACCAATC AAGCGACAAACGAGGCTGCTGTCACAAGAGGAGAAGGCAGCAATGGTGCACAGCTCATTCCTCCTGGAAACCCAATACAG CTACAGCTTCGTCACCACAGTCGGAGTTTGCTGGCAAGACCCTCTGACGAAGAAGACATAGGCCCAG ATTCGAGCGAAGAGTGCATCAATATGGGCGAATCTGATACAGCTCCA GTTGCAGAGACTGCATCGGGAAACTCGCAAG AGAGCAGTTCTGTGGTCAGTTCAGGCCAGACTGTGGCTTATCGGGAAGACCAACTG GTTCCGCACTTGATCTGTGCTGCGCATGAAGTGCATGATGATAATGGGAGCCTCAGATATC CGATTCCAGCATCGGAGCTGTGCGATAAGTGCATTCGACGCGAAGTATCAGAGGTCCTCAAGCCATGCGATCACAAGCTCTGTTCAATCTGCACCGATGACGTTTACCCTCCTAGGCAACAGCAAGCGATCGCCAGGCCTAAGCTTCAATGTCCTGTCTGCAACTGCGAGGTCAAGTACATGGAGGATCTGGACCTCTATCCGCCTGGATGA